CATACAGAACTAGCTAAGTCTAATGTGACGTTGTCACTACTACATTATGAATATGAGGCAATTTGCCGTCAAAATAATGTTATTCCCTACGCTTACCGCACATTTTGTCAGTATTATCACGAATATGCACAAAAGTATAAAGCGACTATGCGCATAAAGCGTAAGCCGGGAGAAACTATGGAAGTAGATTGGGCAGGTACAACATTGTCTCTAACTGATTCAGATACAGGAGAAATTGTTAAAGCTTATTTATTTGTCGCCACACTACCGTGTAGCCAATATGGCTACTGTGAGGCTCGCTTGTCAATGAAACAAGAAGATTGGTTAGTTAGTCATATTCACGCTTATAAGTACTTTGGTGGGGTTACGGAAATCCTTGTCCCAGATAATTTAAAAACTGGTGTTACCAGGCACCAAGCTGGAGAAGCTGTGCTTAATTCGACTTACCGCGAATTGGCAAGTCACTATAACACGATTATATTGCCGGCACGTGTCCGAACACCTAAAGATAAGGCCAACGTCGAGGGTAGTGTAAAGATCCTTTCAACTTGGATTATCGCTGCGCTACGTAACGAAAAGTTTTTCACATTAATAGAATTAAATCAGGCTGTTAGGGAAAAATTAGATGAGTTTAATTTGCGACCATTCACCAAGAAATATAAAAAAGGTAACCGTAAAGACGCTTTTATTAGCGAAGAGCAGTTCGCATTACAGCCTCTACCACGGGTACCTTATAAAATGGCAACCTGGAAAACTGCCACTGTACAATTAGATTACCACACTA
This is a stretch of genomic DNA from Loigolactobacillus coryniformis subsp. coryniformis KCTC 3167 = DSM 20001. It encodes these proteins:
- the istA gene encoding IS21 family transposase, translating into MSIQYRKILELHAQKVVQRNIAAATGNSRPKIAEIVKRAKEEALVPPFTDEMDDEWFEALLFPHKKREAKGRQLPDFEHIHTELAKSNVTLSLLHYEYEAICRQNNVIPYAYRTFCQYYHEYAQKYKATMRIKRKPGETMEVDWAGTTLSLTDSDTGEIVKAYLFVATLPCSQYGYCEARLSMKQEDWLVSHIHAYKYFGGVTEILVPDNLKTGVTRHQAGEAVLNSTYRELASHYNTIILPARVRTPKDKANVEGSVKILSTWIIAALRNEKFFTLIELNQAVREKLDEFNLRPFTKKYKKGNRKDAFISEEQFALQPLPRVPYKMATWKTATVQLDYHTNVENMFYSVPYEYIQNKVDIKVTKDLVEIFYKDSRIASHKRLYGKLGQFSTNHDHLPENHQLYLDYTPKEAIKWAESIGEATTEVVRYLLKSAKVEKQALKATLRLKNFGRKYSSEAIEQACQDIIKIASAPTVPVIERLLRSNQQQEQPHNASAQNTYGFTRGAAYFGIEGEKDNDIR